The Thermovenabulum gondwanense sequence AATCCAACCATTTATTTATTTCCACCACTTCTTTTTGAATCAGGGGAAGCATCGCATAGCCCCCTCCGAATCCAAAGAGCCCTACTTTAAAAAAGGCTAAAAAAAGTTTAATATAGTCAATCATTTTTCTTCATCCTTTTTGCATCTTTATATAACCCTCTAAATACCCCGATAAGTCCAAAAACCAGTATCAAAATCCCGGGATATACGTTTACAAACAGGAGTAAAAATAAGCTCATTATAAAAATAACATAGGATTGGTAATCTTTCAAAGCCTTTTTCCACAATGAAAAGGCGGCAGATAATATCAAAATAAAAATTGAGGGATATACCCCTTTTAAAGCTTTATTAAAATAGGTAATTTCTCTTACTTCGCTGTAAAAATAAGCGATAAAAAGGATAGTTAAAAACGAAGGCAGA is a genomic window containing:
- a CDS encoding chromate transporter: MLGGRLSFFVKMFMAFFKIGAFTLGGGYAMIPLMKLEMVEKNKWLKEEEFLDIIAVSQSVPGAVAINTSVYIGYKLGGLTGAIFALFGTVLPSFLTILFIAYFYSEVREITYFNKALKGVYPSIFILILSAAFSLWKKALKDYQSYVIFIMSLFLLLFVNVYPGILILVFGLIGVFRGLYKDAKRMKKND